One stretch of Bremerella cremea DNA includes these proteins:
- the fusA gene encoding elongation factor G, protein MDLKKLRNIGISAHIDSGKTTLSERILFYSGRIHKIEEVRGGGDGATMDHMELEKERGITITSAATSVSWNGHPINLIDTPGHVDFTVEVERSLRVLDGAILVLCSVGGVQAQSLTVDRQMKRYKVPRLAFINKMDRTGANPDSVIKQMRAKLGVDAIAYQIPIGKEENFKGVVDLIEMEAIYYDGQQGETVRKEAIPDDLVETAQLARHDMLEALSNYSDEIMELLLSEEEVPNELIYKTTHDAVVGLQITPVFMGTAFKNKGVQTLLDAIVRYLPSPLEVKYAANTFHESEDKIPLACDNSKPFVGMAFKIVEDPYGQLTFMRIYQGKIEKGQPYVNQRTGKTERFARIVRMHSNKREEIDSAGAGDIIAVTGVDCASGDTYAKEREFCSLENIFVPIPVIKISVAPKSRDDSDKLSKALQRFRKEDPTFHVFTDPETNETIIAGMGELHLDVYVERIRREYKVEVVTGPPKVSYRESPTQLVEYNYKHKKQTGGSGQFAHIVGSMEPLAQDTEDAENFVFEDKISQGRIPKEYIPAVQRGFEDCMGKGPLAEFPVVGMKVTLSDGSYHDVDSSEMAFRIAAQGCFRENFMKMKPTLLEPIMNVEVEIPEAFQGPVTGDIIVRRGMVNQTDMNGDTTVIRAEIPLAAMFGYATELRSMTQGQGTFSMELGSYKPTPSHIQEEVVAERRKELEMAK, encoded by the coding sequence ATGGACCTGAAGAAACTACGAAACATCGGTATTTCGGCTCACATCGACTCCGGTAAGACGACTCTGAGCGAACGCATCCTGTTCTACAGCGGACGTATCCACAAGATCGAAGAAGTTCGTGGTGGTGGCGACGGTGCGACCATGGACCACATGGAACTGGAAAAGGAGCGAGGGATCACGATTACCTCCGCTGCTACCAGCGTTTCCTGGAATGGTCACCCGATCAACCTGATTGATACCCCGGGCCACGTTGACTTTACCGTCGAAGTGGAACGCTCGCTTCGCGTTCTCGACGGTGCGATCCTCGTGCTTTGCTCGGTGGGTGGTGTGCAAGCTCAGTCCCTCACCGTCGACCGCCAAATGAAGCGGTACAAGGTTCCGCGCCTGGCGTTCATCAACAAGATGGACCGAACCGGTGCCAACCCCGACAGCGTGATCAAGCAGATGCGTGCCAAGCTGGGCGTGGATGCAATCGCGTACCAAATTCCGATCGGCAAGGAAGAGAACTTCAAGGGTGTTGTCGACCTGATCGAAATGGAAGCCATTTACTACGATGGCCAACAGGGCGAAACGGTCCGTAAGGAAGCGATTCCAGACGACTTGGTTGAAACGGCTCAGTTGGCTCGTCACGACATGCTCGAAGCATTGTCGAACTACAGCGACGAGATCATGGAACTGTTGCTTTCCGAAGAAGAAGTTCCGAACGAATTGATCTACAAGACCACGCACGACGCCGTTGTTGGTCTGCAGATCACGCCAGTCTTCATGGGAACGGCCTTCAAGAACAAGGGCGTGCAAACGCTGCTGGACGCGATCGTGCGTTACCTGCCGTCGCCGCTGGAAGTGAAGTACGCCGCGAATACGTTCCACGAATCGGAAGACAAGATTCCGCTGGCCTGCGACAACAGCAAGCCGTTCGTTGGTATGGCATTCAAGATTGTCGAAGATCCGTACGGTCAGTTGACCTTCATGCGGATTTACCAGGGCAAGATTGAAAAGGGACAACCTTACGTCAATCAGCGTACCGGCAAGACCGAACGTTTTGCTCGTATCGTGCGGATGCACTCGAACAAGCGTGAAGAAATCGATTCGGCTGGTGCCGGTGATATTATCGCCGTGACCGGTGTCGATTGTGCTTCTGGTGATACCTACGCCAAGGAACGCGAGTTCTGCTCGTTGGAAAACATCTTCGTGCCGATCCCGGTGATCAAGATTTCGGTCGCCCCGAAGAGCCGAGACGACAGCGACAAGCTGAGCAAAGCGTTGCAGCGTTTCCGTAAGGAAGACCCCACTTTCCACGTGTTCACCGATCCTGAGACGAACGAAACGATCATCGCAGGCATGGGTGAGTTGCACTTGGACGTTTACGTCGAGCGTATTCGCCGCGAATACAAGGTGGAAGTCGTCACCGGCCCACCGAAGGTTTCGTATCGCGAAAGCCCAACGCAATTGGTCGAGTACAACTACAAGCACAAAAAGCAGACGGGTGGTTCCGGTCAGTTCGCTCATATCGTCGGATCGATGGAGCCGCTGGCGCAAGACACCGAAGATGCCGAAAACTTTGTGTTTGAAGACAAGATCAGCCAGGGTCGTATTCCTAAGGAATACATCCCGGCCGTTCAGCGTGGTTTTGAAGACTGCATGGGTAAGGGGCCCTTGGCCGAATTCCCTGTGGTGGGCATGAAAGTTACCCTTTCCGATGGTTCGTACCACGATGTGGACTCCTCGGAAATGGCGTTCCGAATTGCTGCTCAAGGCTGCTTCCGCGAAAACTTCATGAAGATGAAGCCGACCTTGCTCGAGCCAATCATGAACGTGGAAGTTGAAATTCCTGAAGCGTTCCAAGGTCCGGTCACCGGCGACATTATTGTTCGTCGTGGTATGGTCAATCAAACCGATATGAATGGTGACACCACCGTCATTCGGGCTGAAATTCCACTCGCTGCCATGTTCGGTTACGCCACCGAACTGCGTAGCATGACCCAAGGTCAGGGTACCTTCAGTATGGAACTGGGCAGCTACAAGCCGACTCCGTCCCATATTCAGGAAGAAGTTGTCGCTGAACGTCGGAAAGAATTGGAAATGGCCAAGTAA